A part of Aurantimicrobium sp. MWH-Uga1 genomic DNA contains:
- a CDS encoding EndoU domain-containing protein, which produces MTFLDYSHVELTAVFIAHVLFGEDGDLGKGGHLSGQKRENKTEFPPSWDEERITIALKSVLKQPHFVLFLLPRIILQKEVDGVFIELVLRATNSGLVPHSAFPMHGEGVVQNILGQQFHLPQSNSRKGK; this is translated from the coding sequence ATGACTTTTCTGGATTATTCGCATGTCGAGCTCACTGCGGTATTCATTGCTCATGTTTTGTTTGGTGAAGACGGTGATTTAGGAAAAGGTGGTCATTTATCTGGGCAAAAAAGAGAAAACAAGACTGAATTTCCGCCTAGTTGGGACGAAGAGCGCATCACAATTGCCTTGAAGAGCGTTCTCAAACAACCACACTTTGTCTTGTTTCTTCTTCCACGCATTATTTTGCAGAAAGAGGTTGATGGCGTTTTCATCGAATTAGTTCTCAGAGCCACAAATTCAGGGCTTGTTCCGCATTCAGCTTTCCCGATGCATGGCGAAGGTGTAGTTCAAAACATCTTGGGCCAGCAGTTCCATCTTCCCCAGTCCAATTCAAGGAAAGGAAAGTAA
- a CDS encoding ABC transporter ATP-binding protein encodes MTITGVRGEERSDFTKAEGKRLRQRSLALLGSLLHPVRVRVYWTLLVVVISTAAQVAGPALLALGIDQGLTQVLENNNWLPAQLIVAAYVITAITGSTMMAVYMRSSAVISQTVLIDLRERVFQHTQNLSMSFHENYTSGRVIARQTSDIEVLRELLDGGISNLFRGVLLMTFTAGALIALDPSSAVPLLVALIPCFYLTKWFSETSKKQFREARTFSARLIVQFVETMTGIRAVKAFRREERNEQSYAVAVDDYREANRKVIRLFGTYDPGLKVIGVFTLSAVLILGSFRVVNGVMDVGVLLAAVLYTRRFFEPMEELAMFYNSFQNASSALEKVSGMLEERATVTEPEDPIALPHPQGALDFNHVRFGYNEHTVVLPDLDLHIPAGQTIALVGTTGAGKSTLAKLVARFYDPTSGTVSLDGIDLRRLSNADLRNAVTMVTQESYLFSGTVAENIALGKPGATRDEIIAATTAVGAHDFIMRLPEGYDTDVNKRGGRLSAGQRQLLSFARAFIADPTVLILDEATASLDIPSERLVQRGLQTLLSDRTAIIIAHRLSTVAIADRVLVMEHGEIIEDGTPHDLIEGEGKFASLHTAWRDSLA; translated from the coding sequence ATGACCATTACCGGTGTTCGCGGAGAAGAACGCTCCGACTTCACAAAAGCAGAAGGCAAGCGTCTACGTCAGCGCTCTTTAGCGCTGCTGGGATCGTTGCTGCATCCTGTGCGCGTGCGTGTGTATTGGACGCTCCTTGTTGTTGTCATCAGCACGGCAGCCCAAGTTGCAGGTCCTGCCCTGCTTGCCCTTGGTATCGACCAAGGACTTACCCAAGTACTGGAGAACAACAACTGGCTCCCAGCACAACTCATCGTGGCCGCCTATGTCATCACCGCCATCACTGGTTCCACCATGATGGCGGTCTATATGCGCTCTTCCGCGGTGATCAGCCAGACCGTGCTCATTGATCTGCGCGAGCGTGTTTTCCAGCACACCCAAAACTTGAGCATGAGCTTCCACGAGAACTACACCTCAGGCCGAGTGATTGCCCGCCAGACCAGCGACATTGAAGTTCTGCGCGAACTTCTTGACGGTGGAATCAGCAACCTCTTTAGAGGTGTGCTGCTGATGACTTTTACGGCAGGCGCCCTCATTGCCCTCGATCCTTCGAGTGCTGTGCCGCTGCTGGTTGCCTTGATTCCCTGCTTCTATCTCACCAAGTGGTTCTCAGAAACCTCCAAGAAGCAGTTCCGTGAAGCTCGCACTTTTTCTGCACGATTGATTGTTCAATTCGTGGAGACCATGACCGGTATTCGTGCGGTTAAAGCGTTCCGCCGCGAGGAACGCAACGAACAAAGCTATGCCGTTGCCGTGGATGACTACCGCGAAGCAAACAGGAAAGTCATTCGCCTGTTTGGAACCTATGACCCAGGCCTCAAAGTTATTGGTGTCTTCACCCTCTCTGCTGTGTTGATACTGGGTTCATTCCGTGTGGTCAACGGTGTCATGGATGTGGGCGTGCTGCTGGCGGCGGTTTTGTACACCCGCAGGTTCTTTGAACCCATGGAAGAGTTGGCCATGTTCTACAACTCCTTCCAGAATGCCTCCTCAGCACTAGAGAAAGTCTCGGGCATGCTCGAAGAGCGTGCCACAGTGACCGAACCCGAAGACCCTATTGCTCTTCCCCACCCCCAAGGTGCGTTGGATTTTAACCACGTGCGCTTTGGTTACAACGAGCACACCGTGGTGCTGCCTGATTTGGATCTGCACATTCCTGCTGGCCAAACCATTGCGTTGGTCGGCACAACCGGTGCCGGTAAATCCACCTTGGCCAAGCTGGTCGCCCGCTTCTATGACCCCACCTCAGGAACCGTCAGCCTAGATGGTATTGACCTACGCCGTCTGAGCAATGCAGACCTGCGCAATGCCGTCACTATGGTGACCCAAGAGTCGTATCTGTTCTCGGGAACCGTGGCCGAGAACATTGCCTTGGGTAAGCCCGGTGCCACCAGGGACGAGATCATTGCCGCCACGACCGCCGTCGGCGCGCATGATTTCATCATGCGTCTGCCCGAAGGCTACGACACCGATGTGAACAAGCGCGGCGGTCGCCTCTCAGCAGGACAGCGCCAGCTACTTTCCTTTGCCCGTGCCTTTATTGCCGACCCCACCGTCTTGATCCTGGATGAGGCGACAGCCTCTTTGGATATCCCCAGCGAACGCTTGGTGCAGCGCGGCTTACAAACCTTGCTTTCTGACCGCACCGCCATCATCATTGCCCACCGCCTGTCGACGGTGGCCATTGCTGACCGCGTTCTCGTGATGGAACACGGGGAAATCATCGAAGATGGCACACCTCATGACCTCATTGAGGGTGAGGGGAAGTTCGCCAGCTTGCACACCGCCTGGCGGGATTCTCTGGCTTAG
- a CDS encoding ABC transporter ATP-binding protein: protein MTTQTEQLSTVKSLWRVIPYVQGAFPRLFLGVFIALAAAATALTIPLALRWLVDNPLSSGDIAQIIPGVAVIFTLGIAEVIFIYLRRWLTLGPGVHLEGKMRNAIYIHLQKLPVAFHDKWQSGQLLSRAMGDISTVRRWISFAFVQLITSSIMLIAGFTMLFTFSALLGGIFLACSLPLIIFSIRFQRQFAVLARDSQDQQGDLATTIEESVHGIRVLKSFGRAGEALDDFLDQANTLRGTELAKGRANGRMWFWMLLIPDLGFALTLLLGIVQAERGVVSVGTLVAFFATAALLKGPMQSIAPMLSISIEAASSLNRFHEVMDAPIEILDKPGAPQAPAGPGALVFEDVHFHYEDSSPEHPDLLNGINLSIEPGETMALVGATGSGKTSLTALTTRLFDVTSGRILIDGVDIRDVSIESLRTRIAMAFEDATLFSISVRENVLLGREELSDARTPEQQQQAEALLNQSLDIAQADFARHLPNGVESKIGEEGLSLSGGQRQRLALARAIAVQPSILVLDDPLSALDVTTEAAVEKALRHVLNTTTALIVAHRPSTVMLADRVALLHEGKILDVGTHSELLARCPEYRNVIASLDEEKQ, encoded by the coding sequence GTGACCACACAAACCGAGCAGTTATCAACTGTGAAGAGTTTGTGGCGCGTAATTCCTTATGTGCAAGGTGCTTTCCCGCGGTTGTTTCTGGGCGTCTTTATTGCACTCGCGGCTGCTGCAACGGCGCTGACTATTCCGCTTGCTCTGCGCTGGTTGGTTGATAACCCTCTCTCTTCGGGAGATATTGCCCAAATCATTCCCGGCGTTGCCGTGATTTTCACTCTCGGCATAGCCGAGGTGATTTTTATCTATCTGCGCCGCTGGCTAACGCTCGGCCCTGGTGTTCATCTTGAAGGCAAGATGCGCAATGCCATCTATATTCACCTGCAGAAACTGCCGGTGGCCTTTCATGACAAGTGGCAAAGTGGCCAGCTTCTTTCTCGTGCGATGGGAGATATCAGTACGGTCCGCCGCTGGATCTCTTTCGCTTTTGTGCAGCTCATTACCAGCAGCATCATGTTGATTGCTGGTTTCACCATGCTCTTTACCTTCAGTGCATTGCTCGGTGGAATCTTCCTGGCCTGTTCGCTTCCGCTGATTATTTTCAGCATTCGCTTCCAGCGGCAGTTTGCTGTCTTGGCAAGAGACTCCCAAGACCAGCAGGGTGACCTCGCCACCACCATTGAAGAATCTGTTCACGGTATTCGTGTTCTCAAATCTTTTGGTCGCGCGGGCGAAGCCCTTGATGACTTCCTCGATCAGGCCAACACTCTGCGTGGCACCGAGCTTGCTAAAGGCCGAGCCAACGGGCGTATGTGGTTTTGGATGCTGCTGATTCCAGACCTCGGTTTTGCGCTGACCTTGCTGCTGGGAATTGTGCAGGCAGAACGCGGTGTGGTCTCAGTGGGAACACTGGTGGCCTTCTTTGCCACCGCTGCCCTGCTCAAAGGACCTATGCAATCGATTGCTCCCATGCTGTCCATCTCGATTGAGGCAGCAAGCTCCCTGAACCGTTTCCACGAAGTCATGGATGCTCCAATAGAGATCCTGGACAAGCCCGGTGCACCACAGGCCCCTGCGGGGCCCGGTGCACTGGTCTTTGAAGATGTTCACTTCCACTATGAAGATTCCTCTCCCGAACACCCCGACCTCCTCAATGGCATCAACTTGAGCATTGAGCCCGGGGAAACCATGGCATTAGTGGGGGCAACAGGATCGGGAAAAACCAGCCTCACTGCACTGACTACCCGCCTCTTTGATGTCACCTCCGGACGCATCCTCATTGACGGCGTCGACATTCGCGATGTCTCCATCGAAAGCTTGCGCACCCGCATTGCCATGGCCTTCGAGGACGCCACCTTGTTCTCCATCTCTGTCCGAGAGAACGTTCTCTTAGGCCGTGAAGAACTCAGTGATGCAAGAACCCCAGAACAACAACAGCAGGCAGAAGCCCTGCTCAATCAGTCGCTTGATATTGCTCAGGCAGACTTCGCTCGCCATTTGCCCAACGGAGTTGAAAGCAAAATAGGCGAGGAAGGCCTCAGCCTCTCTGGTGGTCAACGCCAACGCTTGGCGTTAGCACGAGCTATCGCTGTGCAGCCCAGCATTCTTGTTCTCGATGACCCCCTCTCTGCACTGGACGTCACCACTGAGGCAGCTGTTGAGAAAGCGCTGCGCCATGTGCTCAACACCACGACAGCATTGATCGTGGCGCACCGCCCCTCAACAGTGATGCTGGCCGATCGTGTTGCTTTGCTGCACGAGGGAAAAATCTTGGATGTGGGCACCCACTCTGAGTTGCTGGCTCGCTGCCCTGAATACCGCAATGTGATTGCTTCACTGGATGAGGAGAAGCAATGA
- a CDS encoding aminotransferase class I/II-fold pyridoxal phosphate-dependent enzyme codes for MTMDASERTPYAHALGEFARRETLRLNTPGHNASELASEALAAFFGPEALLLDAQPLLSGLDKGDNNPFDRAVLAAARAWGARRSWFLTNGASQGNRMAALAIAQYGEPDAPVITQRSAHSSFIDGIILGGISPRFVQPTIDTQHGINHGITPEVFAQVVAENPDAKASYVISPSYFGAVADIAALADIAHTAGIPLIVDGAWGAHFGFHPDVPENPLALGADVLVSSTHKLGGSLTQSAMIHVGKGPFADQLEPLLESAFSLNQSTSESALLLASLDIARDQLEFGHDRIALAIASADRLRDAVRASELLSVVSDGFDQFPDIVSHDPLHVSIDVHRLGRSGPDLREALMDEFGIYCEIASHSCIVALVGPGMEFDADFFVSSLVSLAAPEGTSSSLATEVLPLPAPGEMKILPRTAFFAARELVSAEEAIGRISADSLAAYPPGIPNVLPGEVITTDVVEFLQAIASGPGGYVRGAHDSAVSSFSVVREH; via the coding sequence ATGACCATGGATGCTTCAGAGAGAACCCCGTACGCTCACGCCCTGGGAGAGTTTGCTCGCAGGGAGACTCTGCGACTGAATACCCCCGGCCACAACGCGTCAGAGTTGGCTTCAGAAGCTCTAGCCGCATTCTTTGGCCCCGAGGCTCTCCTGCTTGATGCCCAACCGTTGCTCAGTGGCTTGGACAAGGGAGACAACAATCCTTTTGACCGGGCTGTACTGGCAGCAGCACGCGCGTGGGGTGCACGTCGGAGTTGGTTCCTGACCAACGGTGCCTCCCAAGGAAACCGGATGGCTGCCTTGGCTATTGCTCAATATGGTGAGCCAGATGCTCCCGTGATTACCCAGCGCAGTGCTCACTCGAGCTTTATTGACGGCATTATTCTCGGCGGAATCTCACCGCGCTTTGTTCAGCCCACTATTGATACCCAACACGGCATTAACCACGGCATAACTCCAGAAGTTTTTGCTCAGGTGGTTGCCGAGAATCCCGATGCCAAAGCTTCCTATGTGATTAGTCCCTCCTATTTCGGAGCTGTGGCAGATATTGCTGCGTTGGCAGATATTGCTCACACAGCTGGAATACCCCTCATTGTTGATGGCGCCTGGGGAGCACACTTCGGTTTCCACCCTGATGTGCCAGAGAACCCACTTGCACTGGGTGCTGATGTGTTGGTCTCTAGTACCCACAAACTTGGTGGATCACTGACCCAATCGGCCATGATCCATGTGGGCAAGGGCCCTTTTGCGGATCAACTCGAGCCATTACTCGAGAGTGCTTTTTCTCTCAACCAGTCCACGAGTGAAAGTGCGCTCCTGCTGGCTTCACTGGATATTGCTCGAGACCAGTTGGAATTTGGTCACGACCGCATCGCGCTCGCGATCGCCTCGGCCGATCGCTTACGCGATGCCGTGCGCGCATCTGAGTTATTGTCTGTGGTCAGTGACGGGTTTGATCAGTTCCCTGACATTGTTTCCCACGACCCCCTGCACGTCTCCATTGATGTTCACCGCTTAGGACGCAGTGGCCCTGATCTGCGCGAAGCACTCATGGATGAATTCGGCATTTATTGTGAGATTGCCTCCCACAGCTGCATCGTGGCTTTGGTCGGGCCAGGCATGGAATTTGATGCGGACTTCTTTGTCTCTTCACTGGTTTCTCTCGCTGCTCCGGAAGGAACTTCTTCCTCACTGGCTACCGAAGTTCTTCCCTTGCCTGCGCCAGGAGAGATGAAGATTCTCCCTCGCACAGCCTTCTTTGCCGCACGTGAACTCGTTTCTGCCGAAGAAGCCATCGGTCGCATCAGTGCAGATTCCCTGGCGGCCTACCCGCCAGGAATACCGAACGTACTCCCTGGCGAAGTGATTACTACTGACGTGGTGGAGTTCTTGCAGGCTATTGCTTCTGGTCCTGGAGGGTATGTGCGTGGAGCACATGACTCAGCAGTGAGTTCATTCTCGGTGGTTCGAGAACACTAG
- a CDS encoding aminotransferase class V-fold PLP-dependent enzyme: MDHNLRLGAARKDILHSTLETVTQVWEGFDKAREEEPELTQKTVQLLSEHLPEQGMTKVDALDEAVDVLDQSLAQSRPRFLAYIGSSGLEIGAIADFLAASYDINLAVDARAASMLEVQTSKWLGEFIGFPNSRGLFTSGGTVSNITALAAARHRAVPESREFGNTIPMAVYVSSEAHYSNKRAVELLGLGTRAVRSIAIDEQHRLIPAALEEQIKADIAAGVKPMAIIASAGTTLTGAVDPLREIARIAQTYNVWMHVDGAYGAPAAGTDVARELFDGIELADSVTIDAHKWLFVPKACSIVLVKDYAALAATFGHNEAYMPHEGEEPNPVDVTLEYSRPLRALKLWLGFKAHGAGAFRAAIEHNIALAELTYSRASVNPSFRVLPHRPQLSIVPLQHIPHGMTDPQQISEHNAKLCTAIENDGRVFLSPAVINGEVWLRPCFTNFRTEASDVDVLFEVIEELSHSLHH, encoded by the coding sequence ATGGATCACAACCTTCGTTTGGGCGCTGCGCGCAAAGACATTCTGCACTCCACCTTGGAAACCGTTACCCAGGTGTGGGAAGGATTCGACAAAGCTCGAGAAGAAGAACCTGAGCTCACCCAGAAGACCGTCCAGCTGCTCTCTGAGCACCTGCCCGAACAGGGCATGACTAAAGTCGACGCCCTCGACGAGGCCGTCGATGTGCTCGACCAATCCCTTGCACAGTCACGCCCCCGCTTTCTGGCCTACATCGGCTCCAGCGGTTTAGAAATCGGCGCTATCGCCGACTTCTTGGCCGCCTCCTATGACATCAACCTTGCTGTAGATGCCCGAGCTGCATCCATGCTGGAAGTACAAACCAGCAAATGGCTGGGGGAATTCATTGGCTTTCCCAATTCCCGAGGATTGTTCACATCCGGTGGAACCGTGAGCAACATCACGGCGCTTGCCGCAGCTCGCCACCGTGCTGTTCCCGAGTCCCGGGAGTTTGGTAACACCATTCCGATGGCGGTCTATGTTTCTAGCGAAGCCCACTACTCCAACAAGCGAGCAGTGGAATTGCTGGGACTGGGAACACGAGCTGTTCGATCGATTGCCATTGATGAGCAGCACCGCTTGATTCCTGCTGCGTTGGAAGAACAGATCAAGGCAGATATCGCTGCCGGCGTGAAACCAATGGCCATTATTGCCAGTGCAGGAACAACACTTACTGGTGCTGTCGACCCTCTACGAGAAATTGCCCGCATTGCCCAGACCTATAACGTCTGGATGCATGTCGACGGTGCGTATGGTGCTCCTGCAGCAGGAACAGATGTTGCTCGTGAACTCTTTGACGGCATCGAGTTAGCTGACTCGGTCACTATCGATGCGCACAAGTGGCTCTTTGTGCCCAAAGCGTGCTCGATTGTGTTGGTCAAAGACTATGCAGCCCTTGCAGCCACCTTCGGTCACAATGAGGCCTATATGCCGCACGAAGGAGAAGAGCCCAACCCCGTAGATGTGACCCTGGAATATTCACGCCCTCTGCGCGCACTAAAACTGTGGCTGGGTTTCAAAGCCCACGGAGCTGGAGCTTTCCGCGCAGCCATTGAGCACAACATTGCTTTGGCAGAACTCACCTACTCGCGAGCGAGCGTGAATCCGTCCTTCCGAGTTCTGCCTCACCGTCCCCAGCTCTCGATTGTTCCGTTGCAACACATTCCTCACGGCATGACAGACCCTCAGCAGATCAGCGAACACAACGCGAAGTTGTGTACGGCCATCGAAAACGATGGCCGAGTATTCCTCTCACCTGCGGTGATCAATGGTGAAGTGTGGCTTCGTCCCTGTTTCACCAACTTCCGCACCGAAGCCAGTGATGTTGACGTGCTCTTCGAGGTCATTGAGGAACTGAGCCACTCTCTTCACCACTAA
- a CDS encoding quinone oxidoreductase produces MTHAIVISEFGDSSVLNFTEVPTPTPAPGQVLVKMRATGVNFIEIYQRKGLYSVPLPIVLGAEGMGVVEALGEGVTTLEVGQRVAFTDGISTYAEYALVDAQKALLIPEGMDDHTAAALPLQGLTAHYLSSSTFALGPEHTALIHAGAGGVGLLLIQLAKMRGARVFTTVSDEFKAELAREAGADEVLSYDGFDVRVRELTNGRGVDVVYDGVGQATFDRSLMSLAIRGMMVLFGAASGPVPEFDLQRLNSGGSLFITRPTLWNYLLTAEERNWRWGELTQAVISGKLHVRIGGTYPLAEAAQAHDDLAGRKTTGKLLLLP; encoded by the coding sequence ATGACCCACGCCATTGTGATCTCTGAATTCGGAGACTCCTCTGTTCTGAACTTCACCGAGGTTCCTACCCCCACACCAGCACCTGGGCAGGTGCTGGTGAAGATGCGTGCCACGGGTGTGAACTTCATTGAGATCTATCAGCGCAAGGGTCTTTACTCTGTTCCTCTTCCCATTGTCCTCGGTGCTGAAGGAATGGGTGTCGTGGAAGCTCTCGGGGAGGGTGTAACCACCCTCGAAGTGGGTCAGCGTGTGGCCTTCACCGATGGAATCTCCACCTATGCCGAGTATGCACTCGTTGATGCCCAGAAAGCATTGCTCATTCCTGAAGGCATGGACGACCACACGGCAGCTGCGCTGCCGTTGCAAGGTCTGACCGCGCACTATTTGTCTTCTTCCACGTTTGCTTTGGGTCCTGAACACACCGCACTGATTCATGCCGGAGCTGGTGGCGTGGGATTGCTCTTGATTCAGTTGGCCAAGATGCGTGGGGCACGGGTCTTCACCACCGTCTCCGATGAATTCAAAGCTGAGCTTGCCCGAGAAGCCGGTGCCGATGAGGTGTTGTCCTATGACGGTTTTGACGTTCGCGTCCGGGAGCTGACCAACGGCCGTGGCGTGGACGTCGTCTACGACGGCGTTGGTCAAGCCACCTTTGACCGTTCGCTGATGTCTTTGGCTATTCGCGGAATGATGGTGCTCTTTGGTGCCGCCTCTGGACCGGTGCCCGAATTTGATCTGCAACGACTCAATTCCGGTGGCTCCCTCTTTATTACTAGGCCCACACTGTGGAATTACTTATTAACTGCTGAAGAACGCAATTGGCGCTGGGGTGAGCTGACGCAGGCCGTTATTTCCGGCAAACTCCACGTACGTATTGGCGGAACCTACCCGCTCGCTGAGGCTGCACAGGCTCACGATGACTTGGCTGGCCGCAAAACCACCGGCAAACTGTTATTGCTTCCCTGA
- a CDS encoding FumA C-terminus/TtdB family hydratase beta subunit — protein sequence MNKGEYQIIHRQSSDYDSKLLSSDGVESVTLGEHTFTQVSPEALENLAYTAYREINYFLRPAHLAQLRKILDDPEASGNDKYVALDLLKNANVASGGVLPMCQDTGTALVMAKRGHRILTDGRDAEYITNGIAKAYHDLNLRYSQMSPVTLWDEVNTGTNLPAEIDISLTKGDSYEFLFMAKGGGSANKTFLYQETKAVLEEQRLLKFLREKIASLGTAACPPYHLAIVIGGTSADFAVKTAKLASTHYLDSLPTEGGKEGQAFRDEAFEQKVFEMTQTIGFGAQFGGKYFCHDVRVVRLPRHGASLPIAIAVSCSADRQLLATINKDGVFIEELEHDPARFIPETGLEAIEEASPGVPINLNQPMPEILKELSACSIGTRVMLTGTMIVARDIAHARMRERLERGEGLPDYAMNHPIYYAGPAKTPEGLPTGSFGPTTAGRMDSYVEEFQKAGGSMIMLAKGNRSSVVTKACGTYGGFYLGSVGGPAARLAQDSIRSMEIIDYPELGMEAVYKIEVENFPAFVVVDDKGHDFFTMDTSKPLLLGPTRTK from the coding sequence ATGAACAAGGGCGAATATCAGATTATTCACCGGCAGTCATCGGACTATGACTCTAAGCTTCTGAGCTCGGACGGTGTTGAATCGGTCACTTTAGGTGAGCACACTTTTACTCAAGTGTCTCCTGAAGCCCTCGAGAACTTGGCGTATACCGCCTACCGCGAGATCAACTACTTCCTGCGCCCCGCCCACCTGGCACAGCTGCGCAAAATCTTGGATGACCCTGAAGCTTCCGGTAACGATAAGTATGTTGCGCTGGATCTTCTCAAGAACGCCAATGTTGCCTCCGGCGGTGTTCTGCCCATGTGCCAGGACACCGGAACTGCACTGGTCATGGCTAAGCGTGGCCACCGCATCTTGACCGATGGTCGCGATGCTGAATACATCACTAACGGTATTGCCAAGGCGTATCACGACCTCAACCTGCGTTACTCCCAGATGTCTCCAGTGACCCTGTGGGATGAGGTCAACACCGGAACGAACCTTCCAGCCGAGATCGACATTTCTCTCACCAAAGGTGACAGCTATGAATTCTTGTTCATGGCTAAAGGTGGCGGTAGCGCCAACAAGACCTTCCTTTACCAGGAGACCAAGGCAGTACTCGAAGAGCAGCGTCTGCTGAAATTCCTTCGAGAGAAGATTGCCAGCCTGGGAACGGCTGCCTGCCCTCCCTACCACCTGGCCATTGTGATCGGTGGAACTTCCGCAGACTTCGCCGTGAAGACAGCCAAGCTCGCCTCCACCCACTACCTGGACTCCCTTCCCACCGAAGGTGGCAAGGAAGGCCAAGCCTTCCGTGACGAAGCTTTCGAGCAGAAGGTATTCGAGATGACCCAAACCATCGGGTTTGGTGCACAGTTTGGTGGCAAGTATTTCTGTCACGACGTCCGTGTTGTTCGTCTGCCTCGTCACGGTGCCTCGTTGCCTATTGCCATTGCAGTGTCCTGCTCCGCAGACCGCCAGCTACTGGCCACCATCAATAAAGATGGTGTCTTTATTGAAGAGCTCGAACACGACCCTGCCCGCTTCATTCCGGAGACCGGACTCGAGGCAATCGAGGAAGCATCACCTGGTGTTCCTATCAACTTGAACCAACCCATGCCCGAGATCCTTAAAGAGCTCTCTGCCTGCTCTATTGGTACTCGAGTGATGCTCACCGGAACCATGATTGTTGCCCGCGACATTGCACACGCACGCATGCGGGAGCGTCTCGAGCGTGGTGAAGGCTTGCCTGACTACGCGATGAACCACCCCATCTACTACGCAGGCCCCGCAAAGACTCCCGAAGGTTTGCCCACTGGCTCTTTTGGTCCCACCACGGCAGGCCGCATGGACAGCTATGTTGAAGAGTTCCAGAAGGCTGGCGGCTCGATGATCATGCTGGCCAAGGGTAACCGCTCCTCTGTCGTAACCAAAGCCTGTGGCACCTACGGTGGTTTCTATCTGGGTTCGGTCGGTGGTCCTGCTGCCCGCTTGGCTCAAGACAGTATTCGCTCCATGGAAATCATCGACTATCCCGAACTCGGTATGGAAGCGGTCTACAAGATCGAAGTAGAGAACTTCCCTGCCTTCGTTGTTGTGGATGACAAGGGGCATGACTTCTTCACCATGGACACCAGTAAGCCGCTGTTGTTAGGTCCCACCCGAACAAAGTAG